Proteins from a genomic interval of Plasmodium reichenowi strain SY57 chromosome 13, whole genome shotgun sequence:
- a CDS encoding hypothetical protein (conserved Plasmodium protein, unknown function): protein MYELNDAKLERISNKDLIRKIIELQYCLINLSDSMEILKSKNKILDEENEYLQKNIENIVNDVKNESTNYLNKTNKNKNKNDDNKNYNVDIINDEYKNNCNDNYNYNQNYYTHDNIKGNISNIYTHNIIPEQHINENASLISNEQKNIIKTKHTIINNIPHMDQKTNDNMEDYINKNHQNDYHKNNYKHINKDNITQNHHNNFTHKMNSNNDSCNIYNNNIDIYKNSNINDKQIIDENNTLTQTIQPKKNVNNNVKNHIFNTLKDSTTKSNIYNLIMETDKLNSIFNMATNVLNNSFFYLSKEHNQKKNNHDTHNNYKNLNYKQSYQNETNHQKSTYLRNTKNNHMKNDIFCKETYLNCSGKNDKYKIDQQQNYIKQDNEIIKREDDEKKIMNDGIIKEEIKREDENIIKDEIKREDENIIKEEIKNKDKEITKEEIKREDENIIKEEIKNKDKEITKEEIKKEKNNITNDEINKEENNITKEEIKKEENNITNDEINKEENNITKEEIKKEENNITKEEINKEENNITKEEI, encoded by the coding sequence ATGTATGAATTAAACGATGCTAAGTTGGAAAGGATATCGAACAAAGATTTAATTCGAAAAATAATAGAGTTACAATATTGTCTTATCAATTTATCAGATAGTAtggaaatattaaaaagcaaaaataaaatattagatgaggaaaatgaatatttacaaaaaaatattgaaaatattgTAAATGATGTTAAAAATGAGTCAACAAATTATTTGAACAAgacaaataaaaataaaaataaaaatgatgataataaaaattataatgtagatataataaatgacgaatataaaaataattgtaatgataattataattataatcagaattattatacacatgataatattaagggaaatatttcaaatatatacacacataatattataccCGAGCaacatataaatgaaaacGCTTCTTTAATATcaaatgaacaaaaaaatattataaaaaccAAACATACCatcataaataatatacctCATATGGACCAAAAAACAAATGACAATATGGAAGactatataaataagaatcatcaaaatgattatcataaaaacaattataaacatataaataaagacAATATTACACAAAATCATCATAACAATTTCACACACAAAATGAATTCAAATAATGATAgttgtaatatttataataataatattgatatttataaaaattcaaatattaatgataaaCAAATTATAGACGAAAATAATACTTTAACACAAACTATTcaaccaaaaaaaaatgtaaacaataatgttaaaaatcatatttttaatacattAAAAGATAGTACAACGAAgagtaatatatataatttaattatgGAAACGGATAAATTAAAttctatatttaatatgGCTACTAATGTTTTAAATAACtcctttttttatctatCAAAAGAACATAatcaaaagaaaaataatcatgacacacataataattataaaaatttaaattataaacaaAGTTATCAAAATGAAACAAATCATCAAAAATCAACTTATTTAagaaatacaaaaaataatcatatgaaaaatgatatattcTGTAAAGAAACTTACCTGAATTGTTCAGgtaaaaatgataaatataaaatcgATCAAcaacaaaattatattaagcaggataatgaaattattaaaagagAAGATGAcgagaaaaaaattatgaacgATGGTATAATAAAAGAGGAAATAAAAAGGGAAGATGAGAACATTATAAAagatgaaataaaaagggAAGATGAGAACATTATAAAAgaggaaataaaaaataaagataagGAAATTACAAAGGAGGAAATAAAAAGGGAAGATGAGAACATTATAAAAgaggaaataaaaaataaagataagGAAATTACAAAGgaggaaataaaaaaggaaaaaaacAACATTACAAATGATGAAATAAACAAGGAAGAAAACAACATTACAAAGgaggaaataaaaaaggaagaaaACAACATTACAAATGATGAAATAAACAAGGAAGAAAACAACATTACAAAGgaggaaataaaaaaggaagaaaACAACATTACAAAGGAGGAAATAAACAAGGAAGAAAACAACATTACAAAGGAGGAAATAAG
- a CDS encoding tyrosine recombinase, putative, which yields MYAYFFRREQKMNTSLKFILCCLLLNYILSKVYSFNNLYIHKYIKFINKNNFIKGNKRYDKCVNNLSKYNKFILNNTIQNIHTTRGVVQINDEEETEDEYFEDNNEGDDGKGEENYDTIVEYEKEENRNKKNIKISGPLKKVTIKTTKVKRKKKKKKSTEGMKCKTCKKLLKPRVKFCVYCGTNVSVEKIKLKKYIEEIYLPIRKEEVSENTFRVEKGFWKDILPKLGKYELHELGPNNWESFLKYLKSKNCSPRTMALYQSTYQQSLKYALYRDYLKGVHNFRKIKKSTIPRRKITPLSPKEIELLLKNSSDMHRAIFALSIGIGLRPSEVLRIHWEDINFERKEIFIKGQKTKYSNTSVPMTNFAFNELLKWWEIENKPIKGLCFYSETIRNKFNYTQTKTPLKTFKTALKGAAKRAGLEISEDGKSRRIFPYLLRHSFATIAATSNPPVPLPVAQAIMRHSSSKMLLDTYTKAGNNIIRDGLDNFKI from the exons atgtatgcatatttttttagACGTGAACAAAAGATGAATACATCCTTAaagtttattttatgttgtttacttttgaattatatattatctaaaGTGTACAGTTTTAATAACctatatatacataaatacattaagtttataaataaaaataattttataaaggGTAATAAAAGATATGATAAGTGTGTTAATAATCTGTcgaaatataataaatttattttaaataatactatacaaaatattcataCTACAAGAGGAGTAGTAcaaataaatgatgaagaagaaaCAGAAGATGAATATTTTGAAGATAATAACGAAGGAGACGATGGGAAAGGTGAAGAAAATTATGACACCATAGTagaatatgaaaaagaggaaaatcgaaataaaaaaaatataaaaatttcaGGACCTTTAAAGAAAGTTACAATAAAAACAACCAAAgttaaaagaaaaaaaaaaaaaaaaaaatctaCTGAAGGGATGAAATGTAAAACATGcaagaaattattaaaaccaa gAGTAAAGTTTTGTGTGTACTGTGGTACCAACGTTTCTGTAGAAAAAATCaagttaaaaaaatatatagaagaAATCTATTTACCTATAAG aaAGGAAGAGGTCAGTGAAAACACGTTTAGAGTAGAGAAGGGTTTTTGGAAGGATATATTACCa aaattaGGAAAATACGAACTTCACGAATTGGGTCCCAATAATTGGGAGAGTTTCTTGAA atATTTGAAATCAAAAAATTGTTCTCCAAGAACTATGGCCTTATACCAATCAACATATCAG CAATCATTGAAATATGCTTTGTATCGTGATTATCTAAAGGGTGTACATAATtttagaaaaataaaaaaaagtacaATACCAAGAAGAAAGATTACACCACTATCACCAAAGGAA attGAATTGCTGTTAAAGAATAGCAGTGATATGCATAGAGCAATATTTGCCTTAAGTATAg GTATTGGACTCAGACCATCGGAAGTTCTACGTATTCACTGGGAAGACATTAATTTTGAAAGGAaagaaatttttattaaaggACAGAAAACCAAATATAGTAATACATCTGTGCCAATGACAAACTTTGCATTTAATGAATTGTTAAAATG gtgggaaatagaaaataagCCCATTAAAGGATTGTGCTTTTATTCTGAAACgataagaaataaattcAATTATACTCAAACAAAAACACCCTTAA aaaCATTTAAGACGGCACTAAAAGGAGCAGCCAAAAG aGCTGGATTAGAAATTAGTGAAGACGGAAAGAGTAGGAGAATTTTTCCTTATCTTTTAAG ACATTCCTTTGCAACTATTGCTGCAACGTCCAATCCCCCGGTTCCTTTACCAGTTGCTCAG GCCATAATGAGACATTCCTCATCAAAGATGTTACTAGATACGTATACAAAAGCGggaaataatattattcgTGATGGTCTTGATAActtcaaaatataa